From one Xyrauchen texanus isolate HMW12.3.18 chromosome 17, RBS_HiC_50CHRs, whole genome shotgun sequence genomic stretch:
- the znf576.2 gene encoding zinc finger protein 576.2 codes for MDSDILKIEEIVMGGGEDAAPAELVPEKTENTYTTIIIQNPPPPPIIQSYQHESLQCFQCFITFCNSKAKERHMKKSHREEYKQQLQQCDTLFTCYVCDRDFPSSEELTQHQSTHNKEDKPFKCAHCQECFRTFSELTTHRRQVCPERQFLCKDCNETFRSPGLLRNHRMTQHPVRPDGEGADDSTKTYRCVKCGKGFEEETELLQHQENHAGDQHCNGSSTVKRRGRAPRAESAAAGEKKLKIKEEDAEKTGATNHSEGETKVKTGGRRGRQPKSALESKAEHDGKKPKAVPEPSRQIPCTECDLTFHALAQLRAHKKEKHVQRKPHPCGECEESFNRPEQLKAHMARAHSAGRYMCPTCGKSFGRESNLKAHQQTHEKEEKPAGQGKR; via the exons ATGGACTCTGACATTCTGAAGATAGAGGAAATAGTAATGGGAGGTGGAGAGGATGCTGCCCCTGCTGAATTGGTCCCTGAGAAGACGGAGAATACCTACACCACCATCATTATTCAGAATCCCCCACCACCTCCTATCATTCAATCAT ACCAGCATGAAAGCCTGCAGTGTTTCCAATGTTTTATCACTTTCTGCAATTCAAAAGCCAAGGAAAGGCACATGAAGAAGAGTCATCGGGAAGAGTACAAACAGCAACTGCAGCAG TGCGATACGCTGTTCACTTGCTATGTGTGTGACCGTGACTTCCCCTCCTCTGAGGAGCTGACACAGCATCAGTCTACCCACAACAAGGAGGACAAACCCTTCAAATGTGCACACTGTCAAGAATGCTTCCGCACATTTTCCGAG TTGACAACACATCGACGGCAGGTATGTCCCGAACGTCAGTTTTTGTGCAAAGATTGCAATGAGACGTTTCGAAGTCCTGGACTTTTGCGTAACCATCGTATGACCCAGCACCCTGTCCGTCCGGATGGAGAGGGTGCAGATGATTCCACCAAGACCTACCGATGTGTTAAATGTGGTAAGGGTTTTGAAGAAGAGACGGAGCTCTTGCAGCACCAAGAGAACCATGCAGGGGACCAGCACTGCAACGGAAGCTCCACTGTAAAACGCAGAGGGAGAGCCCCGAGAGCTGAGAGTGCAGCTGCTGGTGAAAAGAAACTAAAGATAAAGGAGGAAGACGCAGAAAAAACAGGGGCAACCAACCATTCAGAAGGCGAAACAAAGGTGAAGACCGGAGGAAGACGAGGCCGGCAACCCAAATCTGCTCTGGAGTCCAAGGCAGAACATGATGGAAAGAAACCAAAGGCTGTTCCAGAGCCATCTCGGCAGATCCCTTGCACTGAATGTGACCTCACTTTCCACGCCCTGGCACAACTCCGGGCACATAAGAAAGAGAAGCATGTGCAGCGGAAGCCTCACCCTTGTGGAGAATGCGAGGAGAGTTTTAACCGTCCAGAGCAGCTGAAGGCCCACATGGCTAGGGCCCACAGTGCTGGTCGGTATATGTGCCCCACATGTGGAAAAAGCTTTGGTAGAGAGAGTAACCTAAAGGCTCATCAACAGACCCATGAAAAAGAAGAGAAGCCAGCTGGTCAGGGAAAGAGATAA